The following are encoded together in the Candidatus Tumulicola sp. genome:
- a CDS encoding ankyrin repeat domain-containing protein, with translation MPTRVLNASTTFPDIERRMRDLLRDRKLATPQACQRIREFHPRFSDASDERIAEAPFTEADAELTIAHEYGFESWPRLKAFAELSERPDVFQPAHLRIEDPLFRQAVDLLDAGDAAGLRGLLQRNPGLATQRLHLEGMNYFHDPTLLEFVAENPTRNGRLPSNAPELAQIVIDAGAKNDRRTLTDTLALVASSAVAHESGMQPELVRVLCNAGADPNDALLAPLIYGQFEAVEELLRNGAKLDLPVAAATGRLREATDALATATELERQRALSLATQFGHADIVRLLIEAGTDPNRFSPPRMHSHGTPLHQAALNGDLELTKYLVQHGARTDIIDVRHDATPLEWARYAGHDHVAQYLTEIMR, from the coding sequence ATGCCGACGCGCGTTTTGAACGCATCCACGACCTTTCCGGATATCGAACGACGGATGCGCGATCTGCTGCGCGATCGGAAATTGGCCACACCGCAAGCCTGCCAGCGCATTCGCGAGTTTCATCCGCGGTTTTCCGATGCATCCGACGAACGCATCGCCGAAGCGCCCTTTACCGAGGCAGATGCCGAACTGACGATCGCGCACGAATACGGGTTCGAATCGTGGCCCCGGCTTAAGGCGTTCGCCGAACTGTCCGAACGGCCCGACGTGTTCCAACCGGCGCATCTGCGCATCGAAGATCCGCTGTTTCGACAGGCCGTCGATCTGCTCGACGCCGGCGACGCAGCCGGCCTGCGAGGGTTGCTGCAACGCAATCCCGGCCTGGCGACGCAACGCCTGCACCTCGAAGGAATGAACTATTTTCACGATCCGACGTTGCTCGAGTTCGTCGCGGAAAATCCGACGCGGAACGGACGTCTGCCGTCGAACGCACCGGAACTGGCGCAAATCGTGATCGACGCTGGTGCGAAGAACGATCGCCGCACGCTGACCGATACGCTCGCGCTCGTCGCGTCGAGCGCCGTTGCACACGAAAGCGGCATGCAACCCGAGCTCGTCCGCGTTCTGTGTAACGCCGGTGCCGATCCGAACGACGCGTTGCTCGCGCCGCTGATCTACGGCCAATTCGAAGCCGTCGAAGAGCTGCTTCGCAACGGGGCGAAACTCGATCTACCGGTCGCCGCTGCCACCGGGCGCCTGCGGGAGGCGACCGACGCGCTCGCCACCGCGACCGAGCTCGAACGGCAACGCGCGCTGTCGCTCGCGACGCAATTCGGACACGCCGATATCGTTCGGCTGCTGATCGAAGCCGGCACCGATCCGAACCGCTTTTCGCCGCCGCGGATGCATTCACACGGAACGCCGCTGCACCAAGCCGCGCTGAACGGAGATCTGGAGCTCACGAAATATCTCGTCCAACACGGGGCCCGCACCGATATCATCGATGTTCGGCACGACGCCACCCCACTCGAATGGGCGCGATACGCCGGACACGATCACGTAGCACAGTACCTTACGGAGATAATGCGTTAA
- a CDS encoding aspartyl protease family protein, which yields MLGLALAAALSNGVPFTLQDHRIFVRAYIGKAGPFAMIVDTGSGGLCITPEVARRLGLHLKPAGSLTGAGAGSQTAMKTTIGGLRVGNVAFASAPAFVIDFSRIRRGIGLTRFDGVIGVDQLRRYRVVVDMDERRISFADAIVAMPDGATQTPFSSADGFLDVPASVDGVRGTFIVDTGDRSQLTLFRGFSETNDFPHFATVRNALTGYGVGGPVYADLLRTTLQAFGTTSADITTRIPLAYTGGFGSTKQAGSIGNGYLERFNVVYDFPQQRMVTWPMRSAVADTSTFRLPPVPQSPRGPLARHALFGAAAVQKPGGVALSVVTPNGPAYAAGLRPGDIVRSMSGRSIPAPVDFYRVVHDSAAGTTLDVVYVRDGSPQHTNVVLGTANNEAFDGVTTTYDRIVVDNSLRRAILTVPSGARTPVPAVLILGGIGCFSVDVATNAQDAYLHLSRDLARAGVATVRIEKSGVGDSQGPPCSQCRLRLRSARLRGGAGLDAQQPVDRPQAHLLVWAQHRERHPPRLARDGGVAGLIVAEAVGRDWPEYEIRNLRRDLELDGSSPAEIDAALIEKASCMQMYMVQGQPERAVEATMPSCKTHDSVYPVSQGYISEVAQLNVIEPWMKLGLPVLAIYGTSDFETEIADHQRIVDVVNTGRTGSATLVTIDGMSHFLGKAATTAVAYADYGKRVEEYDSRLSDAVVGWLRERAGLATP from the coding sequence ATGCTTGGACTAGCGCTCGCAGCCGCGCTCTCGAACGGCGTTCCGTTCACGTTGCAAGATCATCGCATCTTCGTGCGCGCCTACATCGGCAAGGCCGGCCCGTTTGCAATGATCGTCGATACCGGCTCGGGCGGCCTTTGCATTACGCCCGAGGTAGCGCGACGGTTAGGTCTGCATTTGAAGCCGGCCGGATCGTTGACCGGTGCGGGCGCAGGCAGCCAAACCGCGATGAAAACGACGATCGGCGGTTTACGCGTTGGCAATGTAGCGTTCGCAAGCGCGCCGGCGTTCGTCATCGATTTTTCTCGCATCCGCCGCGGGATCGGCCTCACGCGTTTCGACGGCGTGATCGGAGTCGATCAACTTCGACGGTATCGCGTGGTGGTAGATATGGACGAGCGGCGCATTTCGTTTGCCGATGCGATCGTTGCGATGCCGGACGGTGCCACGCAAACGCCGTTTTCGTCGGCGGACGGTTTCTTGGACGTGCCGGCAAGCGTCGACGGCGTACGCGGAACGTTTATCGTCGACACCGGCGACCGTTCGCAGCTGACGCTCTTTCGAGGATTTAGCGAAACGAACGACTTTCCGCATTTTGCTACCGTTCGCAACGCGCTAACCGGATACGGCGTTGGTGGGCCGGTGTATGCCGATCTGCTACGCACGACATTGCAAGCCTTCGGCACCACCTCGGCCGATATAACGACGCGCATTCCGTTGGCGTACACCGGCGGCTTCGGATCGACGAAGCAAGCCGGCAGCATCGGCAACGGGTATCTCGAGCGGTTTAACGTCGTGTACGATTTTCCACAACAACGGATGGTCACGTGGCCCATGCGCTCGGCGGTGGCAGATACCTCGACCTTCCGGTTACCCCCGGTGCCGCAATCGCCGCGCGGGCCGTTAGCACGACACGCGTTATTCGGAGCGGCCGCGGTTCAAAAACCGGGCGGTGTCGCGCTCTCGGTCGTTACGCCTAACGGTCCCGCCTACGCAGCTGGGTTACGTCCGGGCGATATCGTTCGAAGCATGAGTGGGCGTTCGATCCCAGCGCCGGTCGATTTCTATCGAGTGGTGCACGATTCGGCAGCCGGTACGACACTCGACGTCGTCTACGTGCGCGACGGAAGTCCGCAGCACACGAATGTCGTGCTCGGCACCGCAAATAACGAAGCGTTCGACGGCGTCACCACCACCTACGATCGCATCGTCGTCGACAACTCGCTACGACGCGCGATCCTAACCGTTCCGAGCGGAGCACGAACGCCGGTTCCAGCGGTGTTGATTCTCGGCGGCATCGGCTGCTTCTCGGTCGACGTTGCAACCAACGCGCAAGACGCGTATTTGCATCTGTCGCGCGATCTGGCTCGCGCCGGAGTCGCAACCGTGCGCATCGAAAAGAGCGGCGTCGGTGACAGTCAAGGTCCGCCGTGTAGCCAATGTCGACTTCGACTCCGAAGTGCGCGGCTACGCGGCGGCGCTGGCCTGGATGCGCAGCAACCCGTCGATCGACCCCAAGCGCATCTTCTTGTTTGGGCACAGCATCGGGAGCGTCATCCGCCACGGCTGGCGCGCGACGGTGGCGTCGCCGGCTTGATCGTCGCCGAAGCGGTCGGTCGCGATTGGCCGGAATACGAGATTCGCAATTTACGTCGCGATCTAGAACTCGACGGCAGTTCGCCGGCCGAGATCGACGCCGCGCTCATCGAGAAGGCCAGTTGCATGCAGATGTATATGGTCCAAGGCCAACCCGAACGCGCGGTCGAGGCGACGATGCCGTCGTGCAAGACGCACGATTCGGTGTATCCCGTTTCGCAAGGCTACATCAGCGAAGTCGCGCAACTCAACGTGATCGAGCCGTGGATGAAGCTCGGTCTTCCAGTCCTCGCCATCTATGGTACGTCGGATTTCGAAACCGAAATCGCCGATCATCAACGCATCGTCGACGTCGTCAACACGGGCCGGACGGGATCCGCGACGCTCGTTACGATCGACGGCATGTCGCATTTCCTCGGAAAGGCCGCGACCACGGCGGTCGCCTACGCGGATTATGGAAAGCGCGTCGAGGAGTACGATTCGCGGCTCAGCGATGCCGTCGTTGGATGGCTACGCGAACGAGCGGGTTTGGCAACGCCCTAG
- a CDS encoding PadR family transcriptional regulator has product MSRTIELSEEAVLVLASLVGGAKHGYAMITDVEAHTGKRLGPGTLYGIVARLETAGYIRPLDVEERGRRPYRITPAGKRAYEERLERLQRYGKALRALATS; this is encoded by the coding sequence GTGTCGCGTACTATCGAACTTTCTGAAGAGGCCGTTCTGGTGCTCGCGTCGCTGGTAGGTGGCGCCAAGCACGGATACGCCATGATCACCGACGTCGAAGCGCATACCGGTAAGCGGCTCGGGCCGGGAACGCTGTATGGTATCGTGGCGCGTCTGGAAACCGCCGGCTACATCCGGCCGCTCGACGTCGAAGAGCGTGGGCGCCGTCCGTACCGCATCACGCCGGCCGGGAAGCGCGCCTATGAGGAGCGGCTCGAACGATTGCAGCGTTACGGCAAGGCGTTGCGCGCGTTGGCGACGTCATGA
- a CDS encoding alpha/beta hydrolase, whose translation MSNYITVPMNENGMIFDPTMNVVFADAIAPEPFGFQDVYIYSHGWSTDADRALDLYNQFSIELSRQVLFAKALSPCPMANPPQNSLGVGIHWPSEITEDPTSLLNDLQLFSFYTMEHRADAVGKNGVYSILRLLLSQRAGSELPLRLFLLGHSFGCKVVCSALNDMQSDIANGTIAVPNNISFRVVLLQAATDHDNLEPTDIYKQVCGISNLRLLMTTSAADKALGTWYPAAARIANIFHGGDPTPALGSSGPTAATVAAFGGSDALSVNIGFTAQQAASQTARLVVADLTPAHEARIGTQQFEGGASGSHSDINFAEVYQLVLGFMFA comes from the coding sequence ATGTCGAACTACATCACGGTCCCGATGAACGAAAACGGCATGATTTTCGACCCGACGATGAACGTCGTCTTTGCCGATGCCATCGCCCCAGAACCGTTTGGATTCCAAGACGTGTACATCTATTCGCACGGCTGGTCGACGGATGCCGATCGCGCGCTCGATCTCTACAACCAGTTTTCGATCGAGCTGTCGCGCCAGGTGTTGTTCGCGAAGGCGTTGTCACCGTGTCCGATGGCCAATCCGCCGCAAAACTCGCTTGGCGTTGGAATCCATTGGCCGTCGGAGATCACCGAAGATCCGACCAGCCTTCTCAACGACTTGCAGCTCTTCTCGTTTTACACGATGGAACATCGCGCCGATGCGGTGGGGAAGAACGGCGTCTATTCGATATTGCGGTTGCTGTTGAGCCAGCGCGCCGGATCGGAGTTGCCGCTACGATTATTCTTGCTTGGCCACAGCTTCGGTTGCAAGGTCGTTTGTTCCGCGCTCAACGACATGCAGAGCGATATCGCGAACGGCACGATTGCCGTACCCAACAATATTTCGTTTCGCGTGGTGCTCTTGCAAGCCGCTACCGATCACGACAATCTCGAGCCGACCGATATTTACAAACAGGTATGCGGAATTTCGAATTTACGTTTGCTGATGACCACCTCGGCGGCGGATAAGGCGCTGGGCACGTGGTATCCGGCCGCAGCGCGCATCGCGAACATCTTTCACGGTGGCGATCCGACGCCGGCGCTCGGTTCGTCCGGGCCAACCGCGGCGACCGTGGCAGCGTTTGGCGGTTCGGACGCGCTGTCGGTGAATATCGGTTTTACGGCACAACAAGCGGCTTCGCAAACCGCGCGCTTGGTCGTTGCCGATCTGACGCCCGCGCACGAGGCGCGTATCGGCACCCAACAGTTCGAGGGTGGCGCCAGCGGTTCACATTCCGATATCAACTTTGCCGAGGTGTACCAGCTGGTGCTCGGCTTTATGTTCGCTTGA